The following proteins are encoded in a genomic region of Thermococcus pacificus:
- a CDS encoding tripartite tricarboxylate transporter permease — MFRELLIGIAGGTFSGISPGIHVNTLAAFLSGLGVGDNLVLFSMGLTHTFLDVIPSAFLGVPDEGTALGILPAHRLVLRGRAMEVVMIALWASFLAVVLTIPFIPIYMKLAPIYSPRIGRLLIFLLAAFLILTERGTKRLHALAIFILSGILGALTFRLDLNQPFYHLFTGLFGISVILLALRGRGSLPAATDDGDVLMERGRFLRFSFLGTVLGMVASLVPAFTASQAALIGSFLSRDERSFLTVVFSVNTANFLFSFANFVATGRQRNGIVALMNQIPERALTTYLLAALFVSMAVLLYGEPLAALILNLLKRVPYRSMNAGVLLFLVFLSYVFDGLLGILVLAGATITGLLAATMGVKRTCCMGVLMLPIMIG; from the coding sequence GTGTTCAGGGAGCTGCTGATTGGAATCGCGGGTGGTACTTTCAGCGGCATCTCCCCTGGGATACACGTCAACACGCTCGCGGCTTTTCTCTCGGGGCTCGGTGTTGGGGACAACCTCGTCCTCTTCTCGATGGGGCTGACCCATACGTTCTTGGACGTTATTCCCTCGGCGTTTTTGGGCGTTCCCGATGAGGGCACGGCCCTTGGAATACTGCCTGCCCACAGGCTCGTACTGAGGGGCAGGGCCATGGAGGTCGTGATGATAGCGCTGTGGGCAAGCTTCTTGGCGGTCGTTCTGACCATTCCATTCATTCCGATATACATGAAACTGGCCCCTATATACAGTCCTCGGATTGGGCGCCTCCTCATCTTCCTTCTCGCGGCTTTTCTGATCCTCACCGAGAGGGGAACAAAGAGACTTCACGCCCTCGCCATTTTCATTCTCTCCGGCATCTTAGGAGCCCTGACTTTTCGCCTCGACCTCAACCAGCCCTTTTACCACCTCTTTACCGGCCTTTTTGGGATCTCAGTTATCCTGCTGGCCCTGAGAGGAAGGGGTTCACTTCCCGCAGCCACGGATGATGGAGACGTACTAATGGAGCGTGGCAGGTTCCTCAGGTTCTCCTTCCTAGGAACCGTTCTCGGGATGGTGGCCTCCCTGGTTCCCGCCTTCACGGCCTCCCAGGCCGCTCTGATAGGCTCCTTCCTCTCGAGGGACGAGCGCTCCTTCCTTACCGTGGTCTTCTCGGTTAACACTGCAAATTTCCTCTTCTCCTTCGCTAACTTCGTCGCAACGGGGAGGCAGAGGAACGGCATCGTGGCCCTGATGAACCAGATCCCTGAGAGGGCGCTCACTACCTATCTCCTCGCGGCACTCTTCGTTTCAATGGCGGTTCTCCTCTACGGGGAACCTTTAGCGGCCCTCATACTCAACCTCCTGAAAAGAGTTCCATACCGCTCCATGAACGCGGGGGTTCTCCTCTTCCTCGTCTTTCTCTCGTACGTTTTTGATGGGTTACTCGGCATTCTGGTGCTTGCTGGGGCGACGATAACAGGCTTGCTGGCCGCTACGATGGGTGTTAAGAGAACATGCTGTATGGGGGTTCTGATGCTTCCGATAATGATTGGGTAA
- a CDS encoding DUF5748 family protein has product MHFEVVKEFLEEIGEDWVEVDGEIHLEPEVFYEVWKYVGQPDLETYTVEDEVVEPGSYDPPEMKYTEMKKVKVKKAYFTTLDGKRIVTDYAELQRIMKEKSA; this is encoded by the coding sequence ATGCACTTTGAGGTAGTGAAGGAGTTTCTCGAGGAGATTGGGGAGGATTGGGTAGAGGTCGACGGCGAAATCCACCTCGAGCCAGAGGTGTTCTATGAGGTCTGGAAATACGTCGGCCAGCCCGACCTCGAGACGTACACCGTGGAGGACGAGGTCGTTGAACCGGGTTCTTACGATCCGCCCGAGATGAAGTACACGGAAATGAAGAAGGTGAAGGTCAAGAAAGCGTACTTCACCACACTGGACGGCAAGAGAATAGTAACGGACTACGCTGAACTCCAGAGGATCATGAAGGAGAAATCCGCCTGA
- a CDS encoding class I SAM-dependent rRNA methyltransferase, whose amino-acid sequence MARVIVDAQAARAIGKGAMIVFKKGVVRTEGEFSPGDIVEVYTRGGKFLGKGFVNPHSNIMVRLITKDRETEVNKELFRERIKKANEYRKKVLGYDKAYRMVYGEADYLPGLIVDRFNEIASVQISSVGMERFKMEVAEAIMEAEPEVETVFEKNTGRSRRREGLPEIERVLLGKEKYRTIIEEGKAKFIVDMRGQKTGFFLDQRENRIALEKYVKPGMRVLDVFTYTGGFAIHAAVAGADEVVAVDKSPWAINMVKENAKLNGVEDKMKYIVGSAFPVMEEMIKKGEKFDIVILDPPAFVQHEKDLKRGLRAYFNVNYAGLQLVKEGGILVTASCSQHVDMQAFKDMVIAAAAKAGKFLKMLEPYRTQAPDHPILMASKDTEYLKALFLYVEDTK is encoded by the coding sequence ATGGCGAGGGTAATCGTTGACGCTCAAGCAGCGAGAGCAATAGGAAAGGGCGCGATGATAGTCTTCAAGAAGGGAGTGGTGAGAACCGAGGGCGAGTTCTCCCCCGGTGATATTGTGGAGGTCTACACTCGCGGGGGCAAGTTCCTCGGCAAGGGCTTCGTGAACCCCCACTCCAACATAATGGTCAGGCTCATAACGAAGGACCGCGAGACGGAGGTCAACAAGGAGCTTTTCCGCGAGAGAATTAAGAAGGCCAACGAGTACAGGAAAAAGGTGCTCGGCTACGACAAGGCCTACCGCATGGTTTACGGCGAGGCTGACTACCTGCCCGGTCTCATAGTCGACCGCTTCAACGAGATAGCCTCCGTTCAGATATCGAGCGTCGGTATGGAACGCTTCAAGATGGAGGTCGCCGAGGCCATAATGGAGGCCGAGCCGGAGGTAGAGACCGTCTTCGAAAAGAACACCGGGAGGTCAAGGAGACGGGAGGGCTTACCGGAGATTGAGCGCGTTCTCCTTGGGAAGGAGAAGTATCGCACCATAATAGAGGAGGGCAAGGCCAAGTTCATCGTCGATATGAGGGGACAAAAGACCGGCTTCTTCCTCGACCAGAGGGAGAACAGAATCGCCCTGGAGAAGTACGTCAAGCCTGGAATGCGCGTTCTGGACGTTTTCACATACACTGGCGGCTTCGCAATACATGCCGCTGTGGCAGGTGCCGACGAAGTCGTTGCAGTCGATAAGTCTCCCTGGGCCATCAACATGGTGAAGGAGAACGCCAAGCTCAACGGCGTCGAGGATAAGATGAAGTATATAGTTGGTTCAGCCTTCCCGGTCATGGAAGAGATGATAAAGAAGGGCGAGAAGTTTGACATAGTGATACTCGATCCCCCGGCATTTGTCCAGCACGAGAAGGATCTCAAGCGCGGATTAAGGGCCTACTTCAACGTGAACTACGCCGGCCTTCAGCTCGTCAAGGAGGGTGGAATACTCGTTACCGCCTCCTGCTCCCAGCACGTCGACATGCAGGCATTCAAGGACATGGTTATTGCCGCGGCCGCAAAAGCTGGAAAGTTCCTCAAGATGCTCGAACCATACAGGACACAGGCCCCAGACCACCCGATATTAATGGCCTCAAAGGACACGGAGTATCTCAAGGCACTCTTCCTCTATGTTGAGGATACGAAATGA
- a CDS encoding methyltransferase domain-containing protein, whose protein sequence is MPLWKDGKLGLPVKEAVKLFPELEKYLDERGRLDFSNRKARILYNRAIAKALFGLDVEYHPKGLVTTPVSRYLFMKTFLRGGERVLEIGAGHTALMTLLAAKIFNCDVTATELDDEFFEYARRNIEKNRANVRLIKSDGGIIRGVIPEGKTFDVIFSAPPYYEAPTKGVLTEREGVGGGRYGEEFSVRLIEEALDYLRPGGKVALFLPDKKPLINAITKRGEELGYSVRDVRFKAGTRWRHSLILAL, encoded by the coding sequence ATGCCCCTCTGGAAGGACGGAAAGCTCGGACTGCCAGTTAAGGAAGCGGTGAAGCTCTTCCCCGAGCTTGAAAAATACCTCGACGAACGCGGAAGGCTCGACTTCTCGAACAGAAAAGCCCGGATACTCTACAACAGGGCGATTGCCAAAGCCCTCTTTGGGTTAGACGTTGAATACCACCCAAAGGGCCTAGTCACCACCCCTGTCTCGCGCTACCTTTTCATGAAGACGTTTTTGAGGGGTGGTGAAAGGGTTCTGGAGATAGGAGCCGGGCACACGGCTTTGATGACCCTCCTGGCGGCGAAAATATTCAACTGCGACGTTACCGCGACAGAGCTTGACGACGAGTTCTTTGAATATGCCCGGAGAAACATCGAAAAAAACCGCGCGAATGTGAGGCTGATAAAGAGTGACGGCGGAATAATCCGCGGAGTTATCCCAGAAGGCAAGACCTTTGATGTCATCTTCTCCGCCCCGCCCTACTACGAGGCCCCTACCAAAGGTGTTCTGACGGAAAGGGAAGGCGTTGGGGGAGGAAGATACGGTGAGGAGTTCTCGGTGAGGCTGATAGAGGAGGCACTTGACTATTTGAGGCCTGGTGGAAAAGTGGCGCTCTTTCTTCCGGACAAGAAACCTCTGATAAACGCAATAACGAAAAGGGGAGAGGAACTGGGCTATTCAGTTAGAGACGTCCGCTTCAAGGCCGGAACCCGGTGGAGGCACAGTTTGATTTTAGCACTTTAG
- a CDS encoding serpin family protein: MRRLVLLAILLTVIVGGCLGQAENGKPSPTSSSSTFTPPGTKYDVLKEGQEAPIVRGINAFAVDLYRELAGGEDNLFFSPYSVETALAMAYDGASGATREEMGKVLHLPSENDTRWVGFRYLLLSLKTSNGSPYVLRSANALWIQRDYPIDEKYLWVIRTFYLGRVDKVDFVNDPEGSAREINDWVEEQTNGRIKDILSKLSPDTRLIITNAIYFKGNWSSRFEASETRNGTFHSPSGPVTVPMMHQRGKFPYFENNELQALELPYEGGRLSMLIILPREGKFEKVENELSTEFIEDIMNGTTEESVKVTLPKFRVAQEYHLRDILADMGMGSAFKVPGFSGISPGGNLVISDVLHKTLISVAENGTEAAAVTAVTMTLAAVPGQENFKVFNADRPFIFLIYDRETGAILFMGRLVNPKE; encoded by the coding sequence ATGCGGCGACTGGTTCTACTGGCCATACTCCTCACCGTCATCGTTGGGGGCTGTCTCGGGCAGGCGGAGAACGGCAAACCGTCCCCGACCTCAAGCAGCTCAACCTTCACGCCGCCAGGAACGAAATACGATGTGCTGAAAGAGGGGCAGGAAGCCCCTATAGTTCGGGGAATCAACGCCTTTGCCGTCGACCTCTACCGGGAGCTGGCAGGAGGGGAGGACAACCTGTTCTTCTCGCCCTACAGCGTTGAGACCGCCCTCGCGATGGCATACGATGGGGCAAGCGGGGCTACGCGGGAGGAAATGGGAAAGGTTCTCCACCTGCCATCTGAGAATGACACGAGGTGGGTGGGCTTCAGGTACCTGTTGCTCTCCCTGAAAACCTCGAATGGTTCTCCGTACGTCCTCAGAAGCGCGAATGCGCTCTGGATCCAGAGGGACTACCCGATCGATGAGAAGTACCTCTGGGTCATAAGGACGTTCTACCTGGGAAGAGTGGATAAGGTAGACTTCGTGAACGACCCCGAAGGATCCGCGAGGGAGATAAACGACTGGGTTGAGGAGCAGACGAACGGAAGGATCAAGGACATCCTATCGAAGCTCAGCCCCGACACGAGGCTGATAATAACGAACGCGATCTACTTCAAGGGCAACTGGTCGAGCAGGTTCGAGGCGAGCGAGACGAGGAACGGGACTTTCCACTCGCCCTCGGGCCCGGTTACGGTTCCGATGATGCACCAGAGGGGGAAGTTCCCATACTTTGAAAACAATGAGCTCCAGGCCCTCGAGCTGCCCTACGAGGGTGGAAGACTGAGTATGCTAATAATCCTTCCCAGAGAGGGGAAGTTTGAGAAAGTCGAGAACGAACTGAGCACCGAGTTTATAGAGGATATTATGAACGGTACGACTGAGGAGAGCGTGAAGGTGACCCTCCCGAAGTTCAGGGTCGCGCAGGAGTACCACCTGAGGGACATCCTCGCGGATATGGGAATGGGGAGCGCCTTTAAGGTGCCGGGCTTTTCGGGGATATCGCCGGGAGGCAATCTTGTGATAAGCGACGTCCTCCATAAGACCCTCATAAGCGTCGCCGAGAATGGAACCGAGGCGGCAGCGGTAACGGCCGTCACGATGACTCTGGCCGCCGTGCCGGGGCAGGAAAACTTCAAGGTATTCAATGCAGATCGCCCCTTCATATTCCTCATCTACGACAGGGAAACTGGCGCGATACTCTTCATGGGCAGGCTGGTGAACCCGAAGGAGTGA